One part of the Lotus japonicus ecotype B-129 chromosome 2, LjGifu_v1.2 genome encodes these proteins:
- the LOC130739407 gene encoding probable mitochondrial saccharopine dehydrogenase-like oxidoreductase At5g39410, whose protein sequence is MAAPTAPTFDLIILGASGFTGKHVLKQALKFLNTTSSSSSFNSIAIAGRNPTKLAQILQWTTRPDPPPSIPILTADTSNPTSLRALCSQTRLILNCVGPFRRHGESVVAACAETGCDYLDITGESEFMDRVERGYHEMAVKSGSLVVSACGFDSVPAEMGVLFHLRQWVDRSVPNRVEAFLSVESEKKVVGNYGTFESAVLAVADLEEMRVRGSIHTTKRAKPVIPGPLPKGGIIEHQKKIGLWGVTLPSADATLVGKTFSILTENSHGLPGVDESTEMVEKRKAFWSSVKPAHFGVKLGSKSFLRILGYIMFGIIIGVLGRTTFGRWLLLKYPSIFSLGGFSKNGPSEEEVESASFKMWFVGHGFSNESLAAQRNSKPDMEIVTRITGPEMGYVTTPIIMIQCALILHSQRKNLPKGGVYPPGIIFGPTDLQQRLQQNGISFDVISKSTLSS, encoded by the exons ATGGCAGCACCAACAGCACCAACATTCGACCTGATAATCCTAGGAGCATCTGGTTTCACAGGCAAACATGTCCTTAAACAAGCTCTCAAATTCCTCAACACCacctcctcatcatcatcattcaacTCCATTGCAATAGCAGGCCGCAACCCCACCAAACTCGCCCAAATCCTCCAATGGACAACCCGACCCGACCCACCACCGTCCATCCCCATCCTCACCGCCGACACCTCCAACCCAACCTCCCTCCGCGCCCTCTGCTCCCAAACCCGCCTCATCCTCAACTGCGTCGGACCCTTCCGCCGCCACGGCGAGTCCGTCGTCGCCGCATGCGCCGAAACGGGCTGCGACTACCTCGACATCACCGGCGAGTCCGAGTTCATGGACCGGGTCGAACGCGGGTACCATGAGATGGCGGTGAAGTCCGGTTCGTTGGTGGTTTCTGCATGTGGGTTTGACTCGGTTCCGGCTGAGATGGGGGTGTTGTTCCATTTGCGGCAGTGGGTGGACCGGTCGGTGCCGAACCGGGTTGAGGCGTTTCTGAGCGTGGAGTCGGAGAAGAAGGTGGTGGGTAACTATGGGACGTTTGAGTCTGCGGTTCTGGCTGTGGCGGATTTGGAGGAGATGAGAGTGAGAGGGTCCATACACACTACCAAAAGAGCAAAACCTGTG ATTCCTGGCCCTCTTCCTAAGGGAGGAATAATAGAACATCAGAAGAAAATTGGCCTTTGGGGAGTAACGCTCCCTTCAGCAGATGCAACTCTTGTTGGGAAAACATTTTCCATTCTAACAGAAAACTCCCATGGTCTCCCAGGAGTCGATGAGAGCACTGAGATGGTTGAAAAAAGGAAAGCCTTCTGGTCATCTGTGAAGCCAGCTCATTTTGGTGTGAAATTAGGCTCAAAATCTTTCTTGAGAATTTTGGGATACATTATGTTTGGAATCATCATTGGTGTTCTAGGAAGGACCACTTTTGGAAGATGGCTTCTTTTGAAATATCCCTCCATCTTTAGCCTCGGCGGGTTCAGTAAGAATGGTCCTTCCGAAGAGGAGGTGGAGAGTGCTTCATTCAAGATGTGGTTTGTTGGACATGGTTTCAGCAATGAGAGTCTAGCTGCACAGAGAAACTCAAAACCTGACATGGAAATTGTAACAAGAATAACAGGACCTGAAATGGGTTATGTTACCACCCCAATAATTATGATTCAGTGTGCTCTCATTCTTCACAGTCAAAGAAAGAACTTACCAAAAGGAGGAGTTTATCCTCCAGGTATTATATTTGGTCCAACTGATCTCCAGCAAAGACTTCAACAAAATGGAATATCTTTTGATGTGATCTCGAAAAGCACCCTATCTTCTTGA